From Oreochromis niloticus isolate F11D_XX unplaced genomic scaffold, O_niloticus_UMD_NMBU tig00000700_pilon, whole genome shotgun sequence, one genomic window encodes:
- the LOC102082182 gene encoding hepatic lectin isoform X1 — MPEAEIVYSDVKFKRGTGKTNGPEPVSSLADLTYSDIRISKTSSAELPEASQQTVKSTRSKVTPERVALLVLSALLAAAVVALCVTKRDSETKPCSTVQPTCPQPPEVTGDSCSKCEEGWEQHGGKCYYFSTNKSSWNKSRDECRAKGGDLVKIDSREEQEFLWKKVRGMMTDHEDKFWIGLTDSAEQGRWLWVDGSPLNKSLSYWNDTEPDNWPEDDCVMMGDKSHGYLKSWSDTSCKVSHRSICEKPAAKGQNEIVCV; from the exons ATGCCTGAAGCTGAAATAGTTTATTCTGATGTCAAATTTaaaagagggacggggaaaaccAATG GGCCAGAGCCAGTTTCCTCTTTGGCTGATTTGACTTACTCAGACATCAGGATCTCAAAGACATCTTCAGCAGAGCTGCCTG AGGCCTCTCAACAAACTGTGAAGAGcacaaggtcaaaggtcaccccAGAGAGAGTGGCCCTGTTGGTTCTCAGTGCTCTtctggctgctgctgttgttgcccTCTGTGTTACCA AAAGAGACTCTGAAACAAAACCATGCAGCACGGTGCAGCCTACATGTCCACAACCTCCTGAAGTTACAG GTGATTCATGTTCTAAATGTGAAGAAGGCTGGGAGCAACATGGAGGAAAGTGCTATTACTTCTCTACCAATAAATCATCCTGGAACAAGAGCAGAGATGAGTGTAGAGCTAAAGGAGGAGACCTGGTTAAGATAGACAGCAGAGAGGAGCAG gAATTCCTGTGGAAAAAAGTGAGAGGCATGATGACGGATCATGAAGACAAGTTCTGGATCGGACTGACAGACTCAGCAGAGCAGGGCAGATGGTTGTGGGTGGACGGATCACCACTGAACAAAAG TTTATCTTATTGGAACGACACCGAGCCGGACAACTGGCCCGAGGACGACTGTGTAATGATGGGTGATAAAAGTCATGGTTACCTGAAGAGTTGGTCTGATACATCCTGCAAAGTGTCTCACAGAAGTATTTGTGagaaaccagcagcaaaaggaCAGAATGAAATTGTATGTGTCTGA
- the LOC102082182 gene encoding hepatic lectin isoform X2, giving the protein MPEAEIVYSDVKFKRGTGKTNEASQQTVKSTRSKVTPERVALLVLSALLAAAVVALCVTKRDSETKPCSTVQPTCPQPPEVTGDSCSKCEEGWEQHGGKCYYFSTNKSSWNKSRDECRAKGGDLVKIDSREEQEFLWKKVRGMMTDHEDKFWIGLTDSAEQGRWLWVDGSPLNKSLSYWNDTEPDNWPEDDCVMMGDKSHGYLKSWSDTSCKVSHRSICEKPAAKGQNEIVCV; this is encoded by the exons ATGCCTGAAGCTGAAATAGTTTATTCTGATGTCAAATTTaaaagagggacggggaaaaccAATG AGGCCTCTCAACAAACTGTGAAGAGcacaaggtcaaaggtcaccccAGAGAGAGTGGCCCTGTTGGTTCTCAGTGCTCTtctggctgctgctgttgttgcccTCTGTGTTACCA AAAGAGACTCTGAAACAAAACCATGCAGCACGGTGCAGCCTACATGTCCACAACCTCCTGAAGTTACAG GTGATTCATGTTCTAAATGTGAAGAAGGCTGGGAGCAACATGGAGGAAAGTGCTATTACTTCTCTACCAATAAATCATCCTGGAACAAGAGCAGAGATGAGTGTAGAGCTAAAGGAGGAGACCTGGTTAAGATAGACAGCAGAGAGGAGCAG gAATTCCTGTGGAAAAAAGTGAGAGGCATGATGACGGATCATGAAGACAAGTTCTGGATCGGACTGACAGACTCAGCAGAGCAGGGCAGATGGTTGTGGGTGGACGGATCACCACTGAACAAAAG TTTATCTTATTGGAACGACACCGAGCCGGACAACTGGCCCGAGGACGACTGTGTAATGATGGGTGATAAAAGTCATGGTTACCTGAAGAGTTGGTCTGATACATCCTGCAAAGTGTCTCACAGAAGTATTTGTGagaaaccagcagcaaaaggaCAGAATGAAATTGTATGTGTCTGA